A single region of the Gilliamella apis genome encodes:
- the nagA gene encoding N-acetylglucosamine-6-phosphate deacetylase encodes MYALTNCRIYTGYEILDNHAVIIDGDKIAKICKQEQLPADITIKDLQGANVAPGLIDIQVNGCGGVQFNETLDALSIETLEAMQATNLVYGCTSYLPTLITSTDEFMIKAVNVMREYLAKHPNQALGLHLEGPYINPEKKGIHNINYIRQPSQEMIDFLCANADVIKIITLAPEKVDAKHIKQLCDAGIHVSVGHSNGHYDDCRRGFNAGIRLGTHLFNAMPYITGREPGVVGAIYDEPEVYVGIIADGQHVSWANIRNSHKIKQDHLILITDAMLLAGSNLTSGVFADKTIYYKDGRCVDENGTLGGSALTMIEAVKNAVEYVGIALDEALRMATLYPAKAIGVDKQLGTISESKIANLVIFNRDFSNVKTIVNGEMSR; translated from the coding sequence ATGTACGCATTAACCAATTGTCGTATTTACACTGGTTATGAAATTCTTGATAATCACGCTGTTATTATTGACGGTGATAAAATTGCAAAAATTTGTAAACAAGAACAATTACCAGCTGATATCACCATTAAAGATTTACAAGGTGCAAATGTTGCACCAGGCTTGATTGATATTCAAGTCAATGGCTGTGGTGGTGTGCAATTTAATGAAACTCTTGATGCACTAAGTATTGAAACCTTAGAAGCTATGCAGGCAACTAACCTCGTGTATGGTTGTACTAGCTATTTACCAACCTTAATCACTTCAACTGATGAGTTTATGATCAAAGCAGTAAACGTGATGCGTGAATATTTAGCTAAGCACCCTAACCAAGCATTAGGTTTACATCTTGAAGGGCCTTATATTAATCCTGAGAAGAAAGGTATTCATAATATAAATTACATTCGTCAACCTTCACAGGAGATGATCGACTTTCTTTGTGCAAACGCCGATGTAATCAAAATCATTACCCTAGCTCCAGAAAAAGTTGATGCCAAACATATTAAACAACTATGTGATGCCGGAATTCATGTTTCAGTTGGACATTCTAACGGCCACTATGATGATTGCCGTCGTGGTTTCAATGCTGGTATCCGCCTAGGTACGCATCTATTTAATGCTATGCCTTATATTACTGGTCGCGAACCAGGTGTTGTTGGCGCAATTTATGATGAACCAGAAGTGTATGTCGGTATCATTGCTGATGGCCAGCATGTAAGTTGGGCGAACATTCGTAATAGCCACAAAATTAAACAAGATCATTTAATTTTGATTACTGATGCGATGTTATTAGCTGGCTCTAATTTAACTTCTGGTGTATTTGCTGATAAAACTATCTATTATAAAGATGGCCGTTGTGTTGATGAAAATGGCACATTAGGTGGATCAGCATTAACCATGATTGAAGCAGTAAAAAATGCAGTAGAGTATGTTGGTATTGCTTTAGATGAAGCATTAAGAATGGCAACACTTTACCCAGCCAAAGCGATTGGTGTTGATAAACAACTTGGTACAATTAGTGAAAGCAAAATTGCCAACTTAGTTATTTTTAATCGTGACTTTTCAAATGTGAAAACTATTGTTAATGGAGAGATGAGCCGTTAG
- the nagB gene encoding glucosamine-6-phosphate deaminase, translating to MRLIPLKNAQEVGAWVAQRIVNKINQFNPTADRPFLLGLPTGSSPLVMYQQLIKQYQAGKVSFKHVVTFNMDEYVGIPEDHPQSYHTFMYENFFNHIDIDKNNIHILNGNAADIEKECQEYEEKIKSYGKINIFLGGVGQDGHIAFNEPGSSLCSRTRIKTLTEDTIIANSRFFDNDIKQVPKHALTIGVATLMDAEEVILLVCGHNKSLALQAAVEGSVNHLWTVSALQMHPKSIIVCDETSTDDLKVKTLKYFKQMEADNLQVTIL from the coding sequence ATGAGACTTATTCCTTTAAAAAATGCGCAAGAAGTTGGCGCGTGGGTTGCTCAGCGCATCGTAAACAAAATTAATCAATTTAATCCAACTGCAGATCGTCCTTTTTTACTAGGTTTACCAACGGGAAGTTCACCATTAGTGATGTATCAACAACTAATTAAACAGTACCAAGCGGGTAAAGTAAGTTTTAAACATGTTGTGACATTTAATATGGACGAGTATGTCGGTATTCCAGAAGATCATCCACAAAGTTATCACACTTTTATGTATGAAAATTTCTTCAACCATATTGATATTGATAAAAACAACATCCATATATTAAATGGTAATGCAGCTGATATCGAAAAAGAATGTCAAGAATATGAAGAAAAAATCAAATCCTACGGCAAAATCAATATTTTCCTTGGTGGCGTAGGCCAAGATGGACATATTGCATTTAATGAGCCAGGTTCTTCACTTTGTTCACGAACTCGTATCAAAACTTTAACTGAAGATACAATTATTGCCAACTCACGCTTTTTTGATAATGATATCAAACAAGTGCCAAAACATGCATTAACCATTGGTGTTGCAACATTAATGGATGCCGAAGAGGTAATTTTATTAGTTTGTGGACACAACAAAAGTTTAGCATTACAAGCAGCGGTAGAAGGAAGTGTTAACCATTTATGGACTGTTTCCGCATTACAAATGCATCCAAAATCAATTATTGTTTGTGATGAGACAAGCACTGATGATCTAAAGGTAAAAACATTAAAATATTTTAAACAAATGGAAGCAGATAATCTTCAAGTAACCATTTTATAA
- the nagE gene encoding N-acetylglucosamine-specific PTS transporter subunit IIBC yields MGILAYLQRIGRSLMVPVAVLPAAAILLGIGYWIDPNGWGTNNIAAAFLIKSGGAIIDNMPILFAIGVAYGMSKDKDGAAALSGLVGFLIITTLLSPNTIALFEGVDTSVDGWNAQISPAFSKINNQFIGILVGIISAELYNRFSSVELHKTLAFFSGKRLVPIIVSIVMLLVSVVLYFIWPMVFSALVSFGEWIKNLGSIGAGIYGFFNRLLIPVGLHHALNSVFWFDVAGVNDIPNFLGGQGSIDSGKAIAGITGRYQAGFFPIMMFGLPGAALAIYHTAKKGNKDKTASIMLAASFAAFFTGITEPLEFAFMFVAPVLYVIHAVLTGISLFIAATMQWISGFAFSAGLIDMLLQSRNPLAVHWYMLILQGIVFFFVYYIVFRFVIVKFNLKTPGREDDIANATVVTEETLAQENAPAGVDLSKLAEQYLVVIGGKDNLTNIDSCITRLRLNVHDTDLIDEQAAKALGAMAVIKLGKTGVQIVVGQQAEKIADQMKKLV; encoded by the coding sequence ATGGGAATTTTAGCTTATTTACAACGAATTGGGCGCTCGCTAATGGTGCCCGTGGCAGTATTACCTGCTGCTGCAATACTTTTAGGTATTGGTTATTGGATTGATCCAAATGGTTGGGGAACCAACAATATTGCTGCGGCATTTTTGATTAAATCCGGTGGTGCTATCATCGATAATATGCCAATCCTTTTCGCAATTGGTGTTGCGTATGGTATGTCTAAAGATAAAGATGGTGCAGCAGCATTATCTGGATTGGTAGGCTTTTTAATCATTACTACACTATTATCACCAAATACTATTGCTCTATTTGAAGGGGTTGATACCAGTGTGGACGGTTGGAATGCACAAATATCACCAGCTTTTAGTAAGATAAATAACCAATTTATCGGTATTTTAGTTGGAATTATTTCTGCTGAACTATATAACCGCTTTAGTTCTGTTGAACTACATAAAACCTTAGCTTTTTTCAGTGGTAAACGTCTAGTTCCTATCATTGTTTCTATTGTTATGTTACTTGTTTCAGTAGTGCTATATTTTATTTGGCCTATGGTATTTAGCGCATTAGTTTCTTTTGGTGAATGGATTAAAAATTTAGGTTCAATAGGTGCAGGTATTTATGGTTTCTTTAACCGGTTATTAATTCCTGTTGGTCTACACCACGCTTTAAACTCAGTATTTTGGTTTGACGTTGCTGGTGTTAATGATATTCCTAACTTCTTAGGCGGACAAGGTTCTATTGATTCTGGTAAAGCGATTGCAGGTATAACTGGTCGTTATCAAGCAGGTTTCTTCCCTATTATGATGTTTGGTTTACCTGGTGCGGCATTGGCAATTTATCATACTGCTAAAAAAGGTAATAAAGATAAAACAGCTTCAATCATGTTAGCGGCGTCTTTTGCGGCTTTCTTTACTGGTATTACTGAACCATTAGAGTTTGCGTTTATGTTTGTTGCGCCTGTGTTATATGTAATACATGCTGTTTTAACCGGTATCTCACTATTTATTGCTGCAACAATGCAATGGATATCTGGATTTGCATTCAGTGCAGGTCTAATCGATATGTTGTTACAATCTCGTAACCCATTAGCAGTACATTGGTATATGTTAATTCTACAAGGTATCGTATTCTTCTTTGTTTACTATATCGTATTCCGCTTTGTAATTGTGAAATTCAATCTTAAAACGCCAGGTCGTGAAGATGATATTGCTAATGCAACTGTAGTTACTGAAGAAACATTAGCACAAGAAAATGCACCAGCTGGTGTTGATTTATCTAAACTTGCTGAACAATATTTAGTAGTTATTGGTGGTAAAGATAACTTAACTAATATTGATTCATGTATTACTCGTTTACGTTTGAATGTTCATGATACCGATCTAATTGATGAACAAGCAGCTAAAGCGCTAGGTGCAATGGCAGTTATAAAATTAGGTAAAACAGGCGTGCAAATCGTGGTTGGTCAACAAGCTGAAAAGATTGCAGATCAAATGAAAAAACTCGTTTAA
- the tusC gene encoding sulfurtransferase complex subunit TusC, whose amino-acid sequence MKKVAIIISSAPHGSAKGREALDTALALSTFNHISVFFIGDGVFHLLANQHPELILMRDYIATFNMLELYDIEDVYVCKASLDERNLKQTPLNIANQLIDDKQLTQLLANQDAVLRF is encoded by the coding sequence ATGAAAAAAGTAGCAATCATTATTAGCTCAGCACCACATGGCAGCGCCAAAGGTCGAGAAGCGTTAGATACTGCTTTAGCCCTTTCAACATTCAATCATATATCTGTCTTTTTTATCGGCGATGGTGTATTTCATCTATTAGCTAATCAACATCCAGAGTTGATATTGATGCGTGATTACATTGCTACTTTCAATATGTTGGAACTTTATGACATTGAAGATGTTTATGTCTGTAAAGCATCATTAGATGAACGAAACTTAAAGCAAACTCCTCTCAATATTGCAAACCAATTAATTGATGATAAACAGTTAACTCAACTATTAGCCAATCAAGACGCTGTTTTACGCTTCTAA
- the tusD gene encoding sulfurtransferase complex subunit TusD has translation MKPLNYTLVIMGPAYGTQSAYCAYQFAQTLLSNSNHSIANIFFYADGVYNANCYSDPANDEFDLVKAWQNLAKQYSLKLTVCVAAAQRRGIGVNNLAEHFELTGLGELSEAVASSDRVLQF, from the coding sequence ATGAAACCATTAAATTATACACTGGTTATTATGGGTCCCGCTTATGGGACCCAATCTGCTTATTGTGCCTATCAATTTGCTCAAACATTACTTTCAAATAGCAACCATTCGATTGCTAACATATTTTTCTATGCTGATGGCGTTTATAATGCTAACTGTTATAGTGATCCAGCCAATGATGAATTTGATTTAGTCAAAGCTTGGCAAAACTTAGCAAAACAATATTCGTTAAAACTAACTGTTTGTGTCGCTGCCGCGCAAAGACGTGGTATCGGTGTAAATAATCTTGCCGAACATTTTGAATTAACCGGCCTTGGCGAGTTGAGTGAAGCTGTAGCAAGTTCAGATCGAGTTCTACAATTTTAA
- the fkpA gene encoding FKBP-type peptidyl-prolyl cis-trans isomerase, with protein sequence MKSFIKMTLVSSAIVLALAGCDDKKTTEENKAPATTTATANSAENTNATESKTEAATAQNSADKATISTDAQKEAYALGSSFANYMKSNLEQNEVTADQEYLISGFNETMRGASQLNQDEVKNVLDAFGKRIQEESQARFEKQKTENTAAGEKYREDFAKQEGVIKTKSGLMYKVLNEGTGRHPTAEDTVIVHYVGTLTDGRTFDSSYDHNEPATFPLNGVIKGWTEGIQLVGVGGKIKLVVPPELAYGDQSFPAQGDKARITPSSTLVFEVELLGIDNDKEDIPASAPAEAEQAK encoded by the coding sequence ATGAAATCATTTATAAAAATGACATTAGTAAGTAGTGCTATCGTATTAGCATTAGCTGGCTGTGATGACAAAAAGACCACCGAAGAAAACAAAGCACCAGCAACAACCACTGCAACGGCAAATAGTGCTGAAAATACCAATGCGACAGAAAGCAAAACTGAAGCAGCTACTGCACAAAACTCAGCAGATAAAGCGACAATTTCAACTGATGCGCAAAAAGAAGCTTATGCATTAGGTTCTTCATTTGCTAACTATATGAAATCAAATTTAGAACAAAATGAAGTAACTGCTGATCAAGAATACCTAATCAGTGGCTTTAATGAAACCATGCGTGGTGCCTCACAACTTAACCAAGATGAAGTTAAAAATGTATTAGATGCATTTGGTAAACGAATTCAAGAAGAAAGCCAAGCTCGTTTTGAAAAACAAAAAACTGAAAATACTGCTGCTGGTGAAAAATACCGTGAGGATTTTGCTAAGCAAGAAGGTGTAATTAAAACTAAATCTGGTTTAATGTATAAAGTTCTTAATGAAGGAACTGGTCGTCATCCGACAGCAGAAGATACTGTTATTGTCCATTATGTTGGTACATTAACAGATGGTCGTACATTTGACAGTTCTTATGATCATAATGAACCAGCAACTTTCCCACTTAATGGGGTAATTAAAGGTTGGACAGAAGGTATCCAATTAGTTGGTGTCGGTGGTAAAATTAAACTAGTTGTGCCACCTGAATTAGCATATGGTGACCAAAGTTTCCCAGCTCAAGGTGATAAAGCGAGAATTACACCTTCATCAACTTTAGTTTTTGAAGTTGAGCTACTTGGTATTGATAACGATAAAGAAGATATTCCAGCATCAGCTCCTGCTGAAGCAGAACAAGCTAAATAA
- the fabZ gene encoding 3-hydroxyacyl-ACP dehydratase FabZ codes for MTTELNTLDIEEIISLLPHRYPFLMVDRVISYEKGKTLKAIKNVTVNEPFFQGHFPNKPIFPGVLILEAMAQATGILAFKSIEELSPGQLYYFASIDKARFKRPVVPGDQIMLDVEYIKERRGIALFHGVATVDGKLVCEAEMMCARK; via the coding sequence TTGACTACCGAACTTAATACCCTTGATATTGAAGAAATTATCAGTTTACTTCCACACCGTTATCCGTTTTTGATGGTTGATCGCGTAATTAGTTATGAGAAAGGTAAAACATTAAAAGCCATTAAAAATGTAACTGTAAATGAACCATTCTTCCAAGGTCACTTCCCGAATAAACCTATTTTTCCTGGCGTATTGATTTTAGAAGCGATGGCACAAGCAACTGGAATTTTAGCGTTTAAAAGTATTGAAGAATTGTCACCAGGTCAACTTTATTATTTTGCTTCAATTGATAAAGCTCGCTTTAAACGACCGGTGGTACCAGGTGATCAAATTATGCTTGATGTTGAATATATTAAAGAGCGTCGAGGCATTGCATTGTTCCATGGTGTTGCAACCGTCGATGGCAAATTAGTTTGCGAAGCAGAGATGATGTGTGCTCGTAAATAA
- the lpxA gene encoding acyl-ACP--UDP-N-acetylglucosamine O-acyltransferase yields the protein MATEIHPSSVVEKGAKIGDNVKIGPFCYIGENVEIGDGTFLKSHVVVNGHTKIGQNNQIYQFASIGEVNQDLKYRGEPTRTEIGDRNMIRESVTIHRGTVQGGELTRIGSDNLLMINAHVAHDCIIGDRCILANNATLGGHVQLDNHVIIGGMTAVHQFCVIGSHVMVGGCSGVAQDVPPYVIAQGNHATPHGVNYEGLKRRGFSKEALQAIRNTYKILYRNGLTLDDAKVEIATLAKQHPEVQLFIDFFDRSTRGIIR from the coding sequence ATGGCAACGGAAATACACCCAAGTTCAGTAGTAGAAAAGGGGGCAAAGATTGGTGATAATGTCAAAATTGGGCCTTTTTGTTATATTGGTGAAAATGTTGAAATAGGTGATGGTACCTTTTTAAAATCACATGTAGTGGTTAACGGACACACCAAAATTGGTCAAAATAATCAAATCTATCAATTTGCTTCAATTGGTGAAGTTAACCAAGATCTGAAATATCGTGGTGAACCAACTCGCACCGAAATAGGTGATCGCAATATGATTCGTGAAAGTGTGACGATTCATCGTGGTACCGTTCAAGGCGGTGAATTAACCCGTATAGGCAGTGATAATTTATTGATGATTAATGCCCATGTTGCGCATGACTGTATTATTGGTGATCGTTGTATTTTAGCTAATAATGCCACACTTGGTGGTCATGTTCAGTTAGATAATCATGTGATTATTGGCGGTATGACAGCAGTACACCAATTTTGTGTAATCGGTTCTCACGTTATGGTTGGCGGTTGTTCTGGCGTTGCTCAAGATGTACCTCCTTATGTTATTGCTCAAGGAAATCACGCAACACCACATGGCGTCAATTATGAAGGCTTGAAACGTCGAGGCTTTAGTAAAGAAGCACTACAAGCCATCCGCAACACATACAAAATTCTATATCGAAATGGGTTAACGCTTGACGATGCTAAAGTTGAAATTGCAACGCTTGCTAAACAGCACCCAGAAGTGCAGCTGTTTATTGACTTTTTTGATCGTTCAACCCGAGGCATTATCCGTTAA
- the lpxB gene encoding lipid-A-disaccharide synthase, whose product MTDKQLTIALVAGETSGDILGAGLIRTLKKHHPNIKFVGIAGPRMQAEGCQAWYEMEELSVMGIVEVLGRLRRILAIRRDITKRLIDLKPDVFIGIDAPDFNLSLEGKLKQASIKTIHYVSPSVWAWKQKRVFKIKRNTNLILAFLPFEKAFYDKFDVPCRFIGHKMADDIPLEPDQTAMRQQLGIPVDCQCLALLPGSRHAEVTLLSEPFLKAAQLLRDKFPDLHIVVPLVNGKRRAEFEQIKAEIAPKLNLQLLDGHAREAMIASNAAILASGTVALECMLAKCPMVVGYKMKAFTFWLAKKLIKTPYVSLPNILAGKEIVPELLQHDCTPENIANHIVPLLKSDNSELKATFLALHKQIRCNADEQAAQAVLDVLKDPSNC is encoded by the coding sequence ATGACAGATAAGCAGTTAACAATTGCTCTGGTCGCCGGTGAAACATCTGGCGATATTCTCGGTGCTGGTTTAATTCGTACTCTTAAAAAACATCATCCTAATATTAAATTTGTCGGTATTGCTGGTCCACGAATGCAAGCTGAAGGTTGCCAAGCTTGGTATGAAATGGAAGAGCTATCAGTGATGGGGATTGTCGAGGTATTAGGTCGGCTACGGCGTATTTTAGCTATTCGTCGTGATATTACTAAACGTTTGATTGATCTCAAACCCGATGTCTTTATTGGTATTGATGCACCGGATTTTAATCTCTCTTTAGAAGGTAAGCTTAAACAAGCTAGTATTAAAACGATCCATTATGTCAGTCCTTCTGTTTGGGCGTGGAAGCAAAAGCGGGTATTTAAGATTAAACGCAATACTAATTTGATTTTAGCTTTTCTTCCTTTCGAAAAAGCCTTTTATGATAAATTTGATGTACCTTGTCGATTTATTGGTCATAAAATGGCCGATGATATTCCTCTCGAACCCGATCAAACAGCTATGCGTCAACAGTTAGGTATTCCTGTTGATTGCCAATGCTTAGCCTTATTGCCCGGTAGTCGTCATGCCGAAGTAACGTTATTATCTGAACCTTTTTTAAAAGCAGCGCAATTGTTACGTGATAAATTTCCTGATCTGCATATTGTAGTTCCGTTAGTAAATGGTAAAAGAAGAGCGGAATTTGAACAAATAAAGGCAGAGATTGCACCAAAACTTAATCTGCAATTATTAGATGGTCATGCTCGGGAAGCGATGATTGCCAGTAATGCTGCAATTTTAGCTTCGGGAACAGTGGCACTTGAGTGTATGCTGGCTAAATGCCCAATGGTTGTTGGCTATAAAATGAAGGCTTTCACCTTTTGGTTGGCGAAAAAACTAATTAAAACACCTTATGTTTCATTACCGAATATTCTTGCTGGCAAGGAAATTGTTCCGGAATTACTACAGCATGATTGTACGCCAGAAAATATTGCTAACCATATTGTTCCCTTGTTAAAAAGTGATAATAGCGAATTAAAAGCAACATTTTTGGCTTTGCATAAACAAATTCGTTGTAATGCTGATGAACAAGCTGCGCAAGCGGTGTTAGATGTATTAAAGGATCCCTCTAATTGTTAA
- the rnhB gene encoding ribonuclease HII: MLKFTYPDATLIAGVDEVGRGPLCGDVVTAAVILDPNNPIVGLTDSKKLSEKKREALFDVIKKNALAWCVARASVDEIDELNILHATMLAMQRAVSGLNIKPNYVLVDGNRCPNFGIRTQAVVKGDLLVAEISAASILAKVTRDREMVELDKLYPQYGLAKHKGYPTKDHLNAIEQHGVNHLYRKSFAPIKRLLLI; encoded by the coding sequence TTGTTAAAATTTACTTATCCAGATGCAACGTTAATTGCTGGTGTTGATGAAGTCGGTCGTGGTCCACTTTGTGGTGATGTTGTTACTGCTGCTGTTATTTTAGATCCAAATAACCCCATTGTTGGATTAACTGATTCGAAAAAATTGTCAGAAAAAAAACGTGAAGCGCTCTTTGATGTTATTAAAAAAAATGCATTAGCATGGTGTGTGGCTAGGGCATCTGTAGATGAGATTGATGAACTCAATATCCTACATGCTACTATGCTGGCGATGCAACGAGCGGTGTCAGGCTTAAACATTAAACCAAATTATGTATTAGTTGATGGTAATCGTTGCCCTAATTTTGGTATTCGAACCCAAGCAGTGGTTAAAGGCGATCTGTTAGTGGCTGAAATTAGTGCTGCATCGATTTTAGCCAAAGTGACGCGTGATCGTGAAATGGTTGAGCTTGATAAGTTATACCCTCAATATGGTTTAGCCAAACATAAAGGCTATCCAACCAAAGATCATTTAAACGCCATTGAACAACATGGCGTGAATCATCTATATCGTAAAAGCTTTGCACCAATAAAAAGATTATTACTAATTTAA
- a CDS encoding YiiX family permuted papain-like enzyme, which produces MRFIFIFSLLFASYTAIANYQPHDGDIIFQSSQSNQSKAIEQATNSPYSHVGIIFIKNGKPYVFEAASKVIYTPLDKWINRGKNKTYVIKRLKNHPLSQQEITSLKQVAHKFENKPYDIWFGWDDKYIYCSELVWKIYNRALKLKIGQLQTIKDFNLSSPAVKQKLKERYGNNIPYQETVISPVAIFNSPLLSTVDKRD; this is translated from the coding sequence ATGCGTTTTATTTTCATTTTTAGTTTACTTTTCGCTAGTTACACAGCTATAGCAAATTATCAGCCACACGATGGCGATATTATTTTCCAATCTTCTCAATCAAACCAAAGTAAAGCCATTGAGCAAGCAACAAATTCACCTTATAGTCATGTAGGAATAATTTTTATTAAAAATGGCAAACCTTATGTTTTTGAAGCCGCAAGTAAAGTTATTTATACCCCGTTAGATAAATGGATAAATCGTGGCAAAAATAAAACATATGTGATTAAACGATTAAAAAATCATCCATTATCTCAGCAAGAAATTACCAGTTTAAAACAAGTCGCCCATAAATTTGAAAATAAACCTTACGATATTTGGTTTGGTTGGGATGACAAATATATTTATTGTTCAGAATTAGTGTGGAAAATTTATAATCGAGCGCTTAAATTAAAAATTGGTCAATTACAAACAATTAAAGATTTTAATTTATCATCGCCGGCGGTTAAACAAAAACTAAAAGAACGTTATGGTAATAACATTCCATATCAAGAAACAGTGATATCACCGGTTGCGATATTTAATTCACCACTACTTAGCACAGTTGATAAGCGCGATTAA
- a CDS encoding NAD(P)/FAD-dependent oxidoreductase, with protein sequence MQKIIIIGGGAGGLELATDLGDKLGKTDKAQITLIDKNSYHLWKPLLHEVATGVLDEQVDNIYYASQGQQHNFEFTQGTFTNLDRNQKQISIINHNDETVLVDYDILVIAIGSTSNDFGTPGVKEHCIFLDDQNAAIRLRETLINKFTGFCSIIDDDQTTKEDKIHIAIVGGGATGVELASELPHMVETFGACGRNKMCSDLLDVSVIEATDRILPALPEKTAASITKTLKKQGIHVLTNTMITKAESDGFYPKEGETIKADMMIWTAGVKAPDYLKEIAGLESSRSNQLVVKPTLQTSRDDSIFVIGDCAYAMQDNGHASPPTAQAAHQMAKVCYENIVRLLNNQSLKTFKYTDKGTVISLHDTAEGVVKLIGNSEMGVKGFFALMIHKLLYRMHQASLLGIFKTIRFASASKFMYKTKSTSIFSNRD encoded by the coding sequence ATGCAAAAAATAATTATTATTGGCGGTGGTGCTGGCGGTTTAGAGCTTGCTACCGACCTAGGCGATAAATTAGGCAAAACGGATAAAGCTCAAATTACCTTAATTGATAAAAACAGTTATCATTTATGGAAACCACTATTACATGAAGTAGCAACTGGTGTACTTGATGAGCAAGTTGATAATATTTATTATGCATCGCAAGGACAACAGCATAATTTCGAATTTACTCAAGGTACCTTCACCAACCTTGATCGCAACCAAAAGCAAATTAGCATTATCAATCATAACGATGAAACTGTTCTTGTTGATTATGATATTTTAGTTATTGCTATTGGTAGCACCTCCAATGACTTTGGTACCCCTGGAGTGAAAGAACATTGTATCTTCTTAGATGACCAAAATGCTGCTATTCGCCTACGTGAAACCTTAATTAATAAATTTACTGGTTTTTGTTCGATCATTGATGACGATCAAACCACAAAAGAAGATAAAATTCATATTGCTATCGTTGGCGGTGGGGCGACTGGAGTCGAATTAGCTTCTGAACTACCTCATATGGTGGAAACATTTGGTGCTTGCGGTCGTAATAAAATGTGTTCCGATCTATTAGATGTTTCAGTCATTGAAGCAACCGATCGTATTTTACCGGCTTTACCAGAAAAAACCGCAGCTAGTATTACTAAAACACTTAAAAAACAAGGGATTCATGTATTAACCAATACTATGATTACTAAAGCGGAAAGCGATGGATTTTATCCGAAAGAAGGTGAAACCATTAAAGCCGATATGATGATTTGGACTGCTGGCGTTAAAGCTCCTGATTATTTAAAAGAGATCGCAGGTCTAGAATCAAGCCGATCAAATCAATTAGTGGTAAAACCAACATTACAAACATCTCGTGATGACAGTATTTTTGTTATTGGTGATTGCGCATACGCAATGCAAGACAATGGTCATGCTTCACCACCTACCGCTCAAGCAGCTCATCAAATGGCAAAAGTTTGCTATGAAAATATCGTTAGATTATTAAACAACCAATCATTAAAAACATTTAAATATACTGATAAAGGTACTGTGATTTCATTACATGATACCGCTGAAGGTGTAGTCAAATTAATTGGTAATAGTGAAATGGGAGTGAAAGGATTTTTCGCTTTAATGATCCACAAACTACTCTATCGTATGCATCAAGCAAGCTTACTTGGTATTTTTAAAACTATTCGTTTTGCCAGTGCCAGCAAATTTATGTATAAAACCAAATCAACTTCGATTTTTAGTAATCGTGATTAA